The Malus domestica chromosome 17, GDT2T_hap1 genome contains the following window.
GCGTAACCAATAAGGCTAGAATCAATCCGAAGGCCATAGGGGGCGGCAACACTTGGAGATTCATGGgtatagaataagcccaaatccgtagtacccttaaggtaacggaaaatgtctttaacaccattccagtgctTGCGTGCgggcgcattgctgtatctagccAATAAATTCACAgcaaaggagatgtcgggtctagtgcactgagccaagtacaataaagccctaattgcacttaggtaaggaacttcgggttccaaaatctcttcctcatcctcctttggacggaagggatctcgtttagcatctagagtttGAACGACCATGGATGTActtgaaggcttcgctttatcatCATTAAAACGTcacaacaccttttgggtgtagttcgat
Protein-coding sequences here:
- the LOC139193472 gene encoding secreted RxLR effector protein 161-like, which gives rise to MVVQTLDAKRDPFRPKEDEEEILEPEVPYLSAIRALLYLAQCTRPDISFAVNLLARYSNAPARKHWNGVKDIFRYLKGTTDLGLFYTHESPSVAAPYGLRIDSSLIGYADAGYLSDPHRACSQTGYVFTVGDTVISWRSTKQTLVATSSNHVEILALHEASPDEYGPRKAKHGTNCKREVSENNISKEKEGNNEEGL